One stretch of Pectobacterium brasiliense DNA includes these proteins:
- the ileS gene encoding isoleucine--tRNA ligase has protein sequence MSDYKTTLNLPETGFPMRGDLAKREPDMLKRWYEQDLYGIIRNAKKGKKTFILHDGPPYANGSIHIGHSVNKILKDIIVKSKGLSGYDSPYVPGWDCHGLPIELKVEQLIGKPGEKVSAAEFRAECRKYAAEQVAGQKADFIRLGVLGDWDRPYLTMDFKTEANIIRALGRIIENGHLHKGAKPVHWCADCGSALAEAEVEYYDKTSPSIDVAFNASDVAAVLAKFGVNSVDGPVSLVIWTTTPWTLPANRAISLNAEFDYQLVQIDGQALILAADLVESVMKRIGVTQWIVLGDCKGADLELLRFKHPFLGFDVPAILGEHVTLDAGTGAVHTAGGHGPDDYVISQKYNLEIANPVGPNGCYLSGTYPELDGKFVFKANDLIVEILREKGMLLHVEKLQHSYPCCWRHKSPIIFRATPQWFVSMDQKGLRKQSLSEIKGVQWIPDWGQARIEAMVANRPDWCISRQRTWGVPMSLFVHKETEELHPRTAELIEAVAKRVEADGIQAWWNLDPADVLGADADNYVKVPDTLDVWFDSGSTHASVVDVRPEFGGHAADMYLEGSDQHRGWFMSSLMISTAIKGKAPYRQVLTHGFTVDGQGRKMSKSIGNTVSPQDVMNKLGADILRLWIGSTDYSGEIAVSDEILKRSADAYRRIRNTARFLLANLNGFDPQKDSVKPEDMVVLDRWAVGCAKAAQEEILEAYESYDFHRVVQRLMQFCSIEMGSFYLDIIKDRQYTAKSDSVARRSCQTALYHISEALVRWMAPIMSFTADEIWSYLPGKRAQYVFTEEWYDGLFGLDASETMNDAFWADILKVRSEVNKVIEQARNDKRIGGSLEASVTLYADANLAGKLNQLRQELHFALLTSKALVERYENAPDSAQATELTGLKIALSEAEGHKCPRCWHYETDIGSNAEHPEVCGRCATNVGGNGEERKFV, from the coding sequence ATGAGTGACTATAAGACTACCCTGAACTTGCCGGAAACAGGGTTCCCGATGCGTGGCGATCTGGCCAAGCGCGAACCTGACATGCTGAAACGTTGGTATGAGCAGGATCTGTACGGGATTATTCGCAATGCGAAGAAGGGAAAGAAGACCTTCATTCTGCACGATGGCCCTCCGTACGCGAACGGCAGCATTCACATTGGTCACTCAGTTAACAAGATTCTGAAAGATATTATTGTTAAATCAAAAGGTCTGTCTGGCTACGATTCCCCCTACGTGCCGGGCTGGGACTGCCACGGTCTGCCGATTGAGCTGAAAGTAGAACAGCTGATCGGTAAGCCGGGCGAGAAAGTCAGCGCCGCAGAATTCCGCGCGGAGTGCCGTAAATATGCGGCAGAGCAGGTTGCCGGTCAGAAAGCCGACTTTATTCGTCTTGGCGTGCTGGGCGACTGGGATCGTCCTTACCTGACGATGGATTTCAAAACTGAAGCGAACATCATCCGTGCTCTGGGCCGCATCATTGAAAACGGCCATCTGCACAAAGGGGCGAAGCCGGTTCACTGGTGTGCCGACTGTGGTTCCGCGCTGGCGGAAGCGGAAGTTGAGTATTACGACAAAACCTCTCCGTCCATTGATGTCGCGTTTAACGCTAGCGATGTGGCCGCGGTATTAGCCAAATTTGGCGTGAATAGCGTAGACGGCCCTGTTTCGCTGGTGATCTGGACGACCACGCCGTGGACGCTGCCAGCAAACCGTGCGATCTCACTGAACGCAGAGTTCGATTATCAGTTGGTGCAGATTGACGGCCAGGCGCTGATTCTGGCGGCCGATCTGGTTGAAAGCGTGATGAAACGCATCGGCGTGACGCAGTGGATCGTTCTGGGCGACTGTAAAGGCGCGGATCTTGAGCTGCTGCGTTTCAAACATCCGTTCCTGGGCTTTGACGTACCGGCCATTCTTGGCGAGCACGTGACGCTGGATGCGGGTACGGGTGCGGTGCATACCGCTGGTGGCCACGGTCCTGATGACTATGTGATCAGCCAGAAATACAATCTGGAAATCGCCAACCCGGTGGGGCCGAATGGCTGCTACCTGAGCGGCACCTATCCTGAACTGGATGGAAAATTCGTTTTCAAAGCCAACGATCTGATCGTTGAAATCCTGCGTGAAAAAGGCATGTTGCTGCACGTAGAGAAATTGCAGCACAGCTACCCGTGCTGCTGGCGTCATAAGTCGCCGATCATTTTCCGTGCGACGCCACAATGGTTTGTCAGCATGGATCAGAAAGGCCTGCGTAAGCAGTCGCTGTCTGAAATCAAAGGCGTGCAATGGATCCCGGATTGGGGTCAGGCGCGTATCGAAGCGATGGTCGCTAACCGTCCTGACTGGTGTATCTCCCGTCAGCGTACCTGGGGCGTGCCGATGTCGCTGTTTGTCCACAAAGAGACGGAAGAGCTGCACCCGCGTACCGCTGAGCTGATTGAAGCGGTAGCGAAACGTGTTGAAGCCGATGGTATTCAGGCATGGTGGAATCTCGATCCGGCCGATGTGCTGGGCGCAGACGCGGATAACTACGTCAAAGTGCCGGATACGCTGGACGTGTGGTTCGATTCTGGATCAACGCACGCGTCTGTCGTGGATGTACGTCCTGAATTCGGTGGTCACGCGGCGGATATGTATCTGGAAGGTTCCGACCAGCATCGTGGCTGGTTCATGTCTTCCCTGATGATCTCTACGGCGATCAAAGGCAAAGCACCTTATCGTCAGGTACTGACCCACGGTTTCACCGTTGATGGTCAGGGCCGCAAGATGTCCAAATCGATCGGGAATACCGTCAGCCCGCAGGACGTGATGAACAAACTCGGTGCCGACATTCTGCGCCTGTGGATTGGCTCAACGGATTACTCCGGTGAAATCGCGGTATCCGATGAGATCCTGAAGCGTTCCGCCGATGCCTATCGCCGTATTCGTAACACCGCACGCTTCCTGCTGGCGAACTTGAACGGGTTCGATCCACAGAAGGATAGCGTGAAACCAGAAGACATGGTGGTGCTGGATCGCTGGGCGGTTGGCTGTGCGAAAGCCGCGCAGGAAGAGATCCTCGAAGCGTATGAAAGCTATGATTTCCACCGCGTCGTACAACGCCTGATGCAGTTCTGCTCGATCGAGATGGGATCGTTTTATCTGGATATCATTAAAGATCGTCAGTACACGGCAAAAAGCGACAGCGTGGCGCGCCGTAGCTGCCAGACTGCGCTGTACCATATCTCAGAAGCGCTGGTGCGTTGGATGGCACCGATTATGTCCTTCACTGCGGATGAAATCTGGAGCTACCTGCCGGGCAAACGTGCACAGTACGTGTTTACCGAAGAGTGGTATGACGGCCTGTTTGGGCTGGATGCTTCGGAAACCATGAACGATGCGTTCTGGGCCGATATCCTGAAAGTACGTAGCGAAGTGAACAAAGTCATCGAGCAGGCGCGTAATGACAAGCGCATCGGTGGCTCGCTGGAAGCTTCTGTTACGCTATACGCCGATGCCAATCTGGCAGGCAAGCTGAATCAGCTGCGTCAGGAACTGCATTTCGCACTGTTGACGTCAAAAGCGTTGGTTGAGCGTTATGAAAATGCGCCGGATAGCGCGCAGGCAACGGAACTCACCGGACTGAAAATTGCCTTAAGTGAGGCAGAAGGGCACAAGTGTCCACGCTGCTGGCATTACGAGACGGATATCGGTAGCAATGCCGAGCATCCTGAAGTGTGTGGTCGCTGTGCGACTAACGTGGGCGGTAACGGCGAAGAGCGTAAATTTGTCTGA
- the lspA gene encoding signal peptidase II, producing MMNKICSSGLRWLWLAILVLIVDLGSKQWILAHFALGDTVPVMPSLNLHYARNYGAAFSFLADKGGWQRWFFAGIAIAIVVALLVMMYRGSVKHRLNNIAYSLIIGGALGNLFDRTWHGFVVDFIDFYVGDWHFATFNLADTAICIGAALIVLEGFFSTHDDTDTVKQKGH from the coding sequence CTGATGAATAAGATCTGTTCGAGTGGACTGCGCTGGCTCTGGCTGGCGATACTGGTTTTAATTGTCGATCTTGGCAGCAAACAGTGGATCCTTGCCCACTTTGCGCTGGGAGACACGGTGCCAGTGATGCCTTCTCTGAATCTGCATTACGCCCGTAACTACGGCGCAGCATTCAGCTTCCTGGCGGATAAAGGCGGTTGGCAACGCTGGTTCTTTGCTGGCATCGCGATTGCTATCGTGGTTGCACTGCTGGTGATGATGTACCGTGGCAGCGTCAAACACCGGCTCAATAACATTGCGTATTCGCTGATTATTGGCGGCGCATTGGGCAATCTGTTCGACCGTACATGGCACGGATTTGTTGTCGATTTCATCGACTTCTATGTCGGTGATTGGCATTTCGCCACGTTTAACCTTGCCGATACCGCTATCTGTATTGGTGCGGCGCTCATCGTACTGGAAGGATTTTTCAGTACGCATGATGATACTGATACCGTTAAGCAAAAGGGTCACTGA
- the fkpB gene encoding FKBP-type peptidyl-prolyl cis-trans isomerase gives MSESVQHNSALLVHFILTLEDGSAAESTRERGKPALFRLGDGSLSDALEQHLLGLKRGDKRKFTLPPESAFGPTNPNLIQFFLRRDFAQTGVPEVGTIMLFSGVAGNDMPGIIRDVTEESVTVDFNHPLSGQAITFDLEVLDIDPVQQEVTHADPAG, from the coding sequence ATGTCCGAGAGTGTTCAGCATAACAGCGCGCTGCTGGTGCATTTTATTCTGACGCTAGAGGATGGCTCAGCGGCTGAATCTACGCGTGAGCGCGGCAAGCCAGCGCTGTTTCGCCTTGGCGACGGCAGCCTGTCTGACGCGTTGGAACAACATCTGTTGGGATTGAAGCGTGGTGATAAACGCAAGTTTACTCTACCGCCGGAGTCGGCCTTTGGGCCGACCAATCCGAACCTGATCCAGTTCTTCCTGCGTCGTGATTTCGCCCAGACCGGCGTACCTGAAGTTGGCACCATCATGCTGTTCAGTGGCGTTGCCGGAAATGATATGCCGGGGATTATTCGCGATGTGACCGAAGAGTCGGTCACCGTGGATTTCAACCATCCTCTATCCGGCCAGGCAATAACCTTCGATCTTGAAGTGCTGGATATCGATCCCGTACAACAGGAGGTGACACATGCAGATCCTGCTGGCTAA
- the ispH gene encoding 4-hydroxy-3-methylbut-2-enyl diphosphate reductase: protein MQILLANPRGFCAGVDRAISIVERALELFGTPIYVRHEVVHNRYVVNGLRERGAIFIEQIEDVPDGAILIFSAHGVSQAVRNEAKNRDLTVFDATCPLVTKVHMEVARASKKGVEAILIGHAGHPEVEGTMGQYSNVDGGMYLVESPEDVWQLQVKDESNLCFMTQTTLSVDDTYAVIDALRERFPQIVGPRKDDICYATTNRQEAVRHLSDKADVVFVVGSKNSSNSNRLAELAQRAGKAAYLIDSAEDIQESWLAGASHVGVTAGASAPDILVQQVIQRLKELGGKVAVEMQGREENIVFEVPKELRVEVKQID from the coding sequence ATGCAGATCCTGCTGGCTAATCCGCGCGGCTTTTGTGCCGGTGTCGATCGGGCTATCAGCATTGTGGAACGTGCGCTGGAGCTTTTTGGTACGCCGATCTACGTCCGTCATGAAGTGGTACATAACCGCTATGTGGTTAACGGACTACGCGAACGTGGTGCGATTTTTATTGAGCAGATTGAAGACGTGCCGGACGGTGCGATTCTGATTTTCTCGGCACATGGCGTTTCGCAAGCGGTACGTAATGAAGCCAAAAACCGCGATCTGACGGTATTCGATGCGACCTGTCCGCTGGTGACCAAGGTGCATATGGAAGTGGCCAGAGCCAGTAAGAAAGGCGTAGAAGCGATTCTTATCGGGCATGCCGGGCACCCTGAAGTTGAAGGAACGATGGGGCAGTACAGCAATGTGGACGGCGGCATGTATCTGGTGGAATCCCCTGAGGATGTCTGGCAGCTACAGGTAAAAGACGAAAGCAATCTGTGTTTTATGACGCAGACCACGCTGTCTGTTGATGATACCTATGCGGTGATTGATGCATTGCGTGAGCGTTTCCCGCAGATCGTCGGCCCGCGTAAAGATGATATCTGCTATGCCACGACCAATCGTCAGGAAGCCGTTCGCCACTTGTCGGATAAGGCGGATGTCGTTTTTGTCGTCGGCTCTAAAAACTCATCAAACTCCAATCGCCTTGCTGAATTAGCACAGCGCGCAGGGAAAGCGGCTTATCTGATAGATTCAGCGGAAGATATCCAGGAGTCATGGCTAGCGGGCGCTTCACATGTTGGGGTAACCGCAGGCGCATCGGCACCGGATATTCTGGTACAACAGGTGATTCAGCGCCTGAAAGAATTAGGCGGCAAGGTGGCGGTTGAAATGCAGGGACGTGAAGAAAACATCGTCTTTGAAGTGCCGAAAGAGCTGCGTGTTGAAGTCAAACAGATAGATTAA
- the dapB gene encoding 4-hydroxy-tetrahydrodipicolinate reductase, with translation MKDSSIRIAVVGAGGRMGRQLIQAIEQMDGVVLGAALERSGSSLIGSDAGELAGLGKSGITVNESLDAVQNDFDILIDFTRPEGTLAHLAFCRQHRKGMIIGTTGFDDAGKAAIKQAAQDIGIVFAANFSVGVNVMLKLLEKAAKVMGDYTDIEIIEAHHRHKVDAPSGTALAMGEAIADALGRDLKSCAVYAREGYTGERDPKSIGFATVRAGDIVGEHTAMFADIGERVEITHKASSRMTFANGAVRAAIWISSKENGLFDMRDVLSLDDL, from the coding sequence ATGAAGGATTCATCCATCCGTATTGCGGTTGTAGGTGCGGGCGGCCGTATGGGACGCCAGCTGATTCAGGCTATCGAGCAAATGGACGGCGTGGTATTGGGCGCGGCGCTGGAGCGTTCTGGTTCGTCTCTGATAGGAAGCGATGCCGGTGAGCTAGCCGGGCTGGGTAAAAGCGGTATTACCGTGAATGAAAGCCTGGATGCTGTGCAGAATGATTTCGATATTTTGATCGACTTCACTCGCCCGGAAGGCACCTTAGCGCATCTGGCGTTTTGCCGTCAGCACCGTAAAGGCATGATTATTGGGACAACCGGCTTTGATGACGCAGGGAAAGCGGCGATTAAGCAGGCTGCGCAGGATATCGGAATTGTGTTTGCGGCGAACTTCAGCGTTGGCGTCAATGTCATGCTGAAGCTGCTGGAAAAAGCGGCCAAGGTCATGGGCGACTATACTGATATCGAAATTATTGAAGCACACCACCGCCACAAAGTGGATGCGCCATCGGGTACTGCGCTGGCGATGGGCGAAGCGATCGCCGATGCGCTGGGACGCGATTTGAAGTCCTGTGCCGTGTACGCGCGTGAAGGTTATACGGGCGAGCGCGATCCGAAAAGCATTGGTTTTGCGACCGTGCGTGCGGGCGATATTGTCGGTGAACATACGGCGATGTTTGCTGACATTGGCGAACGCGTTGAGATTACCCACAAGGCATCCAGCCGTATGACGTTTGCCAATGGTGCAGTAAGAGCGGCTATCTGGATTAGTTCGAAAGAAAATGGCCTTTTTGATATGAGAGATGTGCTTTCTCTGGATGATTTATAG